In a genomic window of Punica granatum isolate Tunisia-2019 chromosome 6, ASM765513v2, whole genome shotgun sequence:
- the LOC116212374 gene encoding single-stranded DNA-binding protein WHY1, chloroplastic-like: MFQLQSLCTIPSQNPRLCFHRSLISRQPLGCDRSTTGGASRVPVSRSSNRNLSLKCRQSEYYEQQQRYGAAVNSSTGGAGTSPPKVFVGHSIYKGKAALTVEPRAPDFTSLESGAYKLSREGFVLLQFAPAAGVRTYDWSRKQVFSLSVTEIATVIGLGARDSCEFFHDPFKGKSDEGKVRKVLKVEPLPDGSGHFFNLSVQNKMVNVDESIYIPVTKAELTVLVSAFNFILPYLLGWHAYADTVRPDDAQRTNNANPRYGGDFEWSR, encoded by the exons atgttTCAGCTTCAGTCTCTCTGCACTATCCCCTCCCAAAACCCTAGGCTCTGCTTCCACCGCTCTCTCATCTCCCGTCAACCCCTCGGCTGCGACCGCTCGACCACCGGCGGAGCCTCCCGGGTGCCTGTATCTCGGAGCTCGAACCGGAATCTCTCCTTGAAATGCCGCCAGTCCGAGTACTACGAGCAGCAGCAGCGGTACGGCGCAGCAGTGAACTCCTCCACCGGTGGTG CGGGAACCTCACCACCTAAGGTTTTCGTGGGCCATTCGATATACAAAGGAAAGGCGGCATTGACAGTTGAGCCGAGAGCTCCGGATTTTACTTCTTTGGAG TCAGGAGCATACAAATTGTCCAGGGAAGGATTTGTGCTGCTTCAGTTTGCACCAGCAGCAGGCGTTCGCACATATGATTGGAGTAGAAAGCAG GTTTTCTCGTTATCAGTGACAGAGATAGCTACTGTTATTGGCCTTGGTGCGAGGGACTCCTGTGAATTCTTCCACGATCCTTTCAAAGGGAAAAG TGACGAGGGCAAGGTACGGAAGGTTTTGAAGGTTGAGCCCCTTCCAGATGGCTCTGGGCACTTCTTTAACCTCA GTGTTCAAAACAAGATGGTGAATGTGGATGAGAGTATTTATATCCCTGTCACTAAAGCGGAACTTACTGTCCTTGTCTCTGCTTTCAAT TTCATATTGCCCTACTTGTTGGGCTGGCATGCTTATGCGGACACGGTAAGGCCCGATGATGCCCAAAGAACAAACAATGCGAATCCTAGGTATGGCGGGGACTTCGAATGGAGCAGATAA